From the Natronogracilivirga saccharolytica genome, one window contains:
- a CDS encoding helix-turn-helix domain-containing protein, translated as MKTLRQSAGLTQDQLAGKAGLNLRTIQRIENGDSVPRGDTLHRIARALQVNLADITESKDQAEQELLPDKGYLHLLNASILTILISPVLWVILPLIVWIIRKGKSQVVDETGKKVLNFQLTMILLFLFLFMIIPGLAHTFFESAIAYRIMSETMITPEFLYGIAGGVLPTGGGLVTLLMVWISVMAAWNAWRIEYNKGVHYIPFVPFHKYISRLRNRMPASSS; from the coding sequence ATAAAAACCCTTCGGCAATCTGCCGGATTGACTCAAGATCAGCTTGCCGGGAAAGCGGGGCTTAACTTGCGCACCATCCAGCGCATCGAAAACGGTGATTCGGTTCCCAGAGGTGACACGCTGCACCGCATCGCACGGGCGCTTCAGGTAAATCTGGCGGATATCACGGAATCAAAAGACCAGGCGGAACAAGAATTGTTGCCGGACAAAGGATACCTGCATTTGCTGAACGCTTCCATTTTGACCATTTTAATCAGCCCCGTTTTGTGGGTAATCCTTCCGCTGATTGTGTGGATCATAAGAAAAGGAAAAAGCCAGGTGGTGGATGAGACCGGTAAAAAGGTACTCAATTTTCAACTCACGATGATCTTACTGTTCCTGTTCCTTTTTATGATTATCCCGGGATTGGCTCATACCTTCTTTGAAAGTGCGATAGCTTATCGGATCATGTCAGAAACGATGATAACACCAGAATTTCTGTATGGAATTGCAGGTGGCGTGCTGCCGACCGGAGGTGGTCTGGTAACTCTGCTGATGGTTTGGATTTCTGTCATGGCCGCATGGAATGCCTGGCGCATTGAATACAACAAGGGCGTGCATTATATTCCTTTTGTCCCCTTTCATAAATACATAAGCCGCTTACGAAACCGGATGCCTGCAAGTTCATCATAA
- a CDS encoding carbohydrate deacetylase — MNFRIILSGKTGFLLLLIFLAASLTHKSSAGESGDGPAMLIRADDMGMSHGQNQAFRKLIETGMPLSVSVMFACPWWKQAVEILEEHPDVSVGVHLTLNAEWKHYRWGPVLGRSAVPSLVNDQGYFFPSRALLYDNDPQLDEIEAELRAQVQRAVDTGLQIDYLDYHMGAAVETPETRAVVEQIAADYDLAISRWFGEDYSNITYSAPIGSKTDSLVSRINRLDSDAVNLQVVHIAPEQSDMNDLIDLNEFGLSDMAGHRYHELQALLSPEFREALEQNQVRLVTYRDVVREMGLDSMERPEIYKD; from the coding sequence ATGAACTTCCGGATTATACTTTCTGGAAAAACAGGTTTTCTGCTTCTCCTGATATTCCTTGCTGCTTCACTGACTCACAAATCCTCTGCCGGCGAGTCCGGTGATGGGCCGGCCATGCTCATCCGTGCCGACGACATGGGCATGAGCCACGGCCAGAATCAGGCGTTTCGCAAACTAATCGAAACCGGGATGCCACTTTCGGTATCTGTCATGTTTGCCTGTCCCTGGTGGAAACAGGCGGTAGAAATTCTCGAAGAGCATCCTGATGTCTCTGTCGGTGTACACCTTACTCTGAACGCCGAATGGAAGCACTACCGGTGGGGGCCGGTTCTGGGTCGCTCAGCCGTGCCCAGCCTGGTGAACGATCAAGGGTACTTTTTCCCGTCGCGAGCATTGCTATACGACAACGATCCGCAACTCGACGAGATCGAGGCCGAGCTGCGCGCACAGGTACAGCGTGCAGTAGATACGGGACTGCAGATCGACTACCTCGACTATCACATGGGTGCTGCGGTTGAGACCCCGGAAACCCGCGCAGTTGTAGAGCAAATTGCCGCCGATTACGATCTGGCCATCTCGCGCTGGTTCGGGGAGGATTATTCCAATATTACCTACTCCGCGCCCATCGGGTCCAAGACCGACTCGCTGGTGAGCCGGATAAACCGGCTGGATTCCGATGCCGTGAACCTGCAGGTGGTTCATATTGCTCCGGAACAGTCCGACATGAACGACCTGATTGACCTGAATGAATTCGGTCTGTCTGACATGGCCGGGCATCGTTACCACGAACTTCAGGCACTGCTTTCACCGGAATTCCGCGAAGCGCTGGAGCAGAACCAGGTGCGCCTGGTCACCTATCGTGACGTAGTTCGCGAGATGGGGCTGGATTCAATGGAACGCCCTGAGATCTACAAAGATTAG
- a CDS encoding SDR family oxidoreductase has translation MKDKPGLTALITGATSGIGYVTALELARKGMHVVLHARNPEKAEQVRSDIERSTGNGNLDVLLADFTSLDEVRRAAAEFRETHGKLDILVNNAGLILGKQRLESAEGYEQTITINHLAPFLLTSRLFDLLTRSDDGCIINVASEAHRGASPDFSDFHMKKSYSGWKAYCNSKLYNIMFTDELARRVGGANRSDDAAKHISTWSLHPGTVATNFSYSAGGLTNMVFRIFRPFLRTAENGAATSVYLAAEPDIPASNGAYFIDRKQARVRHGFFTHKNNRMLWERSCELTGEDFLAGQ, from the coding sequence ATGAAGGATAAGCCCGGGCTTACGGCGCTGATCACCGGAGCGACCTCCGGCATCGGTTACGTCACCGCCCTTGAGCTGGCCCGAAAAGGCATGCATGTCGTGCTGCACGCCAGAAATCCTGAAAAAGCTGAGCAAGTCCGGTCGGATATTGAGCGCAGCACGGGAAACGGAAACCTGGACGTACTGCTGGCTGATTTCACATCGCTCGATGAGGTTCGCAGGGCAGCCGCAGAGTTTCGCGAAACCCACGGCAAACTCGACATTCTGGTCAACAATGCCGGACTTATTCTGGGGAAACAGCGTCTGGAATCGGCTGAGGGATATGAGCAGACCATCACCATCAACCATCTCGCGCCTTTCCTGCTCACTTCGCGTCTTTTTGACCTGCTGACCCGGTCTGATGACGGGTGTATCATCAACGTGGCTTCGGAAGCACATCGCGGCGCATCGCCCGATTTCAGCGATTTCCATATGAAAAAATCCTACTCTGGATGGAAGGCCTACTGCAACTCCAAGCTGTACAATATCATGTTCACCGATGAGCTTGCCCGCCGGGTTGGCGGGGCAAACCGGTCTGATGATGCAGCGAAGCACATCTCGACCTGGTCACTGCATCCGGGCACCGTGGCCACCAATTTTTCCTACAGTGCGGGCGGGCTGACCAACATGGTATTCCGGATCTTTCGTCCGTTTCTGCGAACGGCTGAAAACGGAGCCGCAACCAGTGTTTACCTGGCCGCCGAACCTGACATTCCGGCATCCAATGGCGCCTATTTCATCGACCGTAAGCAAGCGCGTGTCAGACACGGTTTTTTTACTCACAAAAACAATCGCATGCTTTGGGAACGCTCCTGCGAGCTTACCGGTGAGGACTTTCTTGCAGGGCAGTGA
- a CDS encoding 6-bladed beta-propeller, whose amino-acid sequence MACSSETEKTIPEHVNELENVSIHHAGPEEAGVLTLEPEMDFGETDEVLFTGWINDATVDEQGRVYLVDFRSQKIHAFAPDGSWLTSIGQEGRGPGEFETITAIQVENGRVHVLDGRHLKIAVFEWQEDEVEHVDEFNIDMGQFNRQPGWVEKANEQGWHPRPSGMDLDPDGRYLIRFTDRSVPVNAVLEGRTTNVTRYDPDSRSFTDLDVMAFDWTGQVIVHEVEGAMSVYFGLGYKRDSRIAYRGGQWVYGWNEDFLLRIHDDDGQYIRAVYHSMPEKPLVEADLLQLNADRGSQFEEMIRNDELPETWPAFQDVFLDRQDRIWVSRISEDPEILDWFILDGDGELAGRAQLPSNVRVKYISGNALYTIEQDEDGLPFGRRYRVEG is encoded by the coding sequence ATGGCGTGCTCATCCGAAACTGAAAAAACCATTCCGGAGCATGTGAATGAACTCGAAAACGTTTCCATCCACCATGCCGGGCCGGAAGAGGCGGGGGTCCTGACCCTCGAACCCGAAATGGATTTCGGAGAAACGGACGAGGTGTTATTCACTGGGTGGATCAACGATGCGACTGTGGATGAGCAGGGCAGGGTGTATCTTGTCGATTTCAGGAGTCAAAAAATTCACGCCTTTGCTCCTGACGGATCCTGGCTGACTTCGATCGGGCAGGAAGGGCGAGGGCCCGGGGAGTTTGAGACGATTACCGCAATTCAGGTTGAAAACGGCCGCGTCCACGTTCTCGACGGCCGCCATCTTAAGATCGCCGTATTCGAATGGCAGGAAGATGAGGTGGAGCATGTGGATGAGTTCAACATCGACATGGGGCAATTCAACCGGCAGCCCGGCTGGGTGGAAAAGGCCAACGAACAAGGCTGGCATCCACGGCCTTCGGGCATGGACCTGGATCCGGACGGGCGGTATCTCATCCGTTTTACTGACAGAAGTGTACCGGTAAACGCAGTGCTGGAAGGACGAACCACCAATGTTACGCGATATGATCCGGACAGCCGCTCATTTACGGATCTCGATGTGATGGCCTTTGACTGGACGGGTCAGGTGATAGTCCATGAAGTTGAGGGCGCAATGTCGGTCTATTTTGGATTGGGGTACAAGCGGGACTCCAGGATTGCCTACCGCGGCGGTCAGTGGGTCTACGGCTGGAACGAAGATTTTTTACTGCGGATCCATGATGATGACGGGCAGTATATCAGGGCGGTATATCATTCCATGCCGGAAAAACCGCTGGTCGAGGCTGACCTTTTGCAGCTCAATGCTGATAGGGGATCGCAATTTGAGGAGATGATCCGGAATGACGAACTCCCCGAAACCTGGCCGGCTTTTCAGGATGTTTTTCTGGATAGGCAAGACCGGATTTGGGTATCCCGGATCAGCGAGGATCCTGAAATATTGGATTGGTTCATTTTGGATGGTGACGGTGAACTTGCCGGGCGGGCGCAGCTTCCCTCAAATGTCAGGGTGAAATACATATCCGGTAATGCACTTTATACCATCGAACAGGATGAAGACGGACTGCCCTTCGGCCGCAGATATCGCGTGGAAGGGTGA